From the genome of Solidesulfovibrio carbinolicus, one region includes:
- a CDS encoding methyltransferase domain-containing protein produces MPLAQFLSLAQAIEPQHRYRTVYDADFSVLVPGKERIDQDILDDFGRIDFVGRTVVDLGCNFGFFTFQARRQGAAAVTGVDREPRVLDGCRLLQRHFGLDNVGFACHDIDDPACSLLGRKFDIAMLVEFIGKTFIVENRVAPALAFLERLSDRELIVSVQKIYWIRKELGTTPEALGRLYPERYIRGGDFLLLDYVRDFLAPRWRMEAISPLAEGYEKPRKFLRFVPAEGL; encoded by the coding sequence ATGCCTCTTGCCCAATTCCTGTCCCTGGCCCAGGCCATCGAGCCGCAGCATCGCTACCGCACGGTCTATGACGCGGATTTCTCCGTCCTCGTGCCGGGCAAGGAACGCATTGACCAGGACATTCTTGACGACTTCGGCCGCATCGACTTTGTCGGCCGCACCGTGGTCGATCTCGGCTGCAATTTCGGCTTTTTCACCTTCCAGGCCAGACGGCAGGGCGCGGCGGCCGTGACCGGCGTGGACCGCGAACCCCGGGTGCTCGACGGCTGCCGGCTGCTGCAACGGCATTTCGGCCTGGATAACGTGGGCTTTGCCTGCCACGACATCGACGATCCGGCCTGCTCGCTGCTTGGCCGCAAGTTCGACATCGCCATGCTGGTGGAATTTATCGGCAAGACCTTTATCGTGGAAAACCGGGTGGCCCCGGCCCTGGCCTTTTTGGAAAGGCTCTCGGACCGGGAACTCATCGTGTCGGTGCAAAAAATCTACTGGATTCGCAAGGAACTGGGGACCACGCCCGAGGCCCTGGGCCGGCTTTATCCCGAACGCTACATACGTGGCGGCGATTTCCTGCTGCTCGACTACGTGCGCGATTTCCTGGCCCCGCGCTGGCGCATGGAAGCCATTTCGCCCTTGGCCGAGGGCTATGAAAAGCCGCGCAAGTTCCTGCGTTTCGTGCCGGCGGAGGGGTTGTGA
- a CDS encoding YwbE family protein, whose product MSDPTRRENIRPGQRVAIVLKKDQRTGTLTEGVVRDLLTKAPIHTRGIKVRLTDGQVGRVHRILD is encoded by the coding sequence GTGAGCGATCCCACCCGCCGCGAGAACATCCGGCCCGGGCAGCGCGTGGCCATCGTGCTCAAAAAGGATCAGCGCACCGGGACGCTAACTGAAGGCGTGGTGCGTGACCTGCTCACCAAGGCCCCGATCCACACCCGGGGGATCAAGGTGCGGCTGACCGACGGGCAAGTCGGCCGGGTGCACCGCATCCTCGACTGA
- a CDS encoding DUF488 domain-containing protein, whose product MAAKPLARPPIHTIGHGGLERVVFLSLLARQGVNMVIDVRTAPTSRYMPQFSKELLEPSLGLWGVSYVYMGRELGGRPSGTPIEAAVSFVRGIERIMQYWRQAWRLTLLCAEEDPRRCCRAGRIAPELLARGARVVHIRGDGRLEPHTPAWNDFALACPLHDRDCQ is encoded by the coding sequence ATGGCCGCCAAGCCGCTGGCCCGCCCGCCCATCCATACCATTGGGCATGGCGGCCTGGAGCGGGTCGTGTTTTTAAGCCTGCTGGCCCGTCAGGGCGTCAACATGGTCATTGATGTGCGCACCGCTCCGACCTCGCGTTACATGCCGCAGTTTTCCAAGGAGCTCTTGGAGCCGTCCCTTGGCCTCTGGGGCGTGTCCTACGTCTATATGGGCCGGGAACTCGGCGGCCGGCCGAGCGGCACGCCCATCGAGGCGGCGGTGTCCTTTGTGCGCGGCATCGAGCGGATCATGCAATACTGGCGGCAGGCCTGGCGCTTGACCCTGCTGTGCGCCGAGGAAGACCCCAGGCGCTGTTGCCGGGCCGGTCGCATCGCTCCGGAACTTCTCGCCCGGGGCGCGCGCGTGGTCCACATCCGGGGCGACGGCCGCCTGGAACCGCATACGCCGGCCTGGAACGATTTTGCCCTGGCCTGTCCCCTGCACGACAGGGATTGCCAATAA
- a CDS encoding DNA-3-methyladenine glycosylase I encodes MRMHVDVADKPRCPWCGELPLYVRYHDEEWGAPLHDDRALFELLILEGAQAGLSWLTVLKRREGYRAAYQGFDPVRIAAYGPADQARLLADAGIIRNKAKVAASVKNAQALLAVQEAFGSFDAYLWRFVDGKPVIGGWDDIKQVPAVTPLAETISRDLKKRGFGFVGPTIVYAFLQAAGLVNDHLRGCFRFRELTGEV; translated from the coding sequence ATGAGGATGCATGTGGACGTTGCCGACAAGCCTCGGTGTCCCTGGTGCGGGGAGTTGCCGCTGTACGTGCGCTACCATGACGAGGAATGGGGCGCGCCGCTCCATGACGACCGGGCGCTGTTCGAACTGCTCATCCTCGAAGGGGCCCAGGCCGGCCTGTCGTGGCTCACGGTGCTCAAGCGCCGGGAAGGCTACCGCGCGGCCTACCAAGGGTTTGATCCGGTCCGCATCGCCGCCTATGGCCCGGCCGATCAGGCTCGGCTCCTGGCCGATGCCGGCATCATCCGCAACAAGGCCAAGGTGGCGGCGTCCGTGAAAAACGCCCAGGCTCTCCTGGCCGTACAGGAGGCCTTCGGCTCGTTTGACGCCTACCTCTGGCGTTTTGTGGACGGCAAACCGGTCATCGGCGGCTGGGACGACATCAAACAGGTTCCGGCCGTCACGCCATTGGCCGAAACCATCAGCCGCGATCTCAAAAAGCGTGGTTTTGGCTTTGTCGGCCCCACCATCGTCTACGCCTTTTTGCAGGCCGCCGGACTGGTCAACGACCATCTGCGCGGCTGCTTCCGTTTCCGGGAGCTGACCGGGGAGGTCTAA
- a CDS encoding menaquinone biosynthesis decarboxylase, which yields MAYKDLQEFLRLLDKKGELRRIAAPLDPYLEIAEVTDRVSKAVGPALYFENPKGSRFPVVTNAFGSFPRMNLALESEDLDALGRRIDDVLEMEKPEGLIDKLKMLPKLAKMAGIFPKTVASAPCQDVVLTGDAVDLSILPVLTTWPGDAGPFITFPVVITKDPETGKRNVGMYRMQVFDKTTTGMHWHRHKGCAAHYRLAEKRGERLEVAVAIGPDPACTYAATAPLPDDIDEFLFAGFLRQKAVELVQCKTVDLQVPANSQFVLEGYVEPGERRREGPFGDHTGYYSLADDYPVFHVTAITHREDAVYPATLVGQPPMEDTYMGKATERLFLPLIKKQLPEIVDLSLPVEGVFHNFCFVSIDKRYPGQTRKIMYAIWGLGQMMFTKFIVVVDAEVNVQNTAEVWWRVGNNVDPRRDVVIVDGPLDALDHSAPMACFGGKMGIDATKKGPEEGHTRGWPDALVMDPATKARIDAVWGELGL from the coding sequence ATGGCGTACAAGGATTTGCAGGAATTTTTGCGGCTTTTGGACAAAAAGGGCGAACTGAGGCGCATTGCTGCGCCCCTGGACCCATATCTGGAAATCGCCGAGGTCACCGACCGGGTGTCCAAGGCAGTGGGGCCGGCGCTATATTTCGAAAATCCCAAGGGTTCGCGCTTCCCGGTGGTGACCAACGCCTTCGGGTCCTTCCCGCGCATGAACCTGGCCCTGGAGTCCGAGGATCTCGACGCCCTGGGCCGGCGCATCGACGACGTGCTGGAGATGGAAAAGCCCGAAGGGCTTATCGACAAGCTCAAAATGTTGCCCAAGCTCGCCAAGATGGCCGGCATCTTCCCCAAGACCGTTGCCAGCGCCCCCTGCCAGGACGTGGTCCTGACCGGCGACGCCGTGGACCTGTCCATCCTGCCGGTGCTCACCACCTGGCCCGGCGACGCCGGCCCGTTCATCACCTTCCCGGTGGTCATCACCAAGGACCCCGAGACTGGCAAACGCAACGTCGGCATGTACCGGATGCAGGTCTTCGACAAGACCACCACCGGGATGCACTGGCACCGCCACAAGGGCTGCGCCGCCCACTACCGGCTGGCCGAAAAGCGCGGGGAGCGCCTGGAAGTGGCCGTGGCCATCGGCCCGGACCCGGCCTGCACCTATGCCGCCACCGCGCCGCTGCCCGACGACATCGACGAATTTCTCTTCGCCGGCTTCCTGCGCCAAAAGGCCGTGGAGCTCGTGCAATGCAAGACCGTGGACTTGCAGGTTCCGGCCAACAGCCAGTTCGTGCTGGAAGGCTACGTCGAACCCGGCGAGCGCCGCCGCGAAGGCCCGTTTGGCGACCACACCGGCTACTACTCCCTGGCCGACGACTATCCGGTCTTCCACGTAACGGCCATCACCCACCGCGAGGACGCCGTTTATCCGGCCACCCTGGTCGGCCAGCCGCCCATGGAAGACACCTACATGGGCAAGGCCACCGAGCGCCTGTTCTTGCCGCTGATCAAAAAGCAGCTGCCCGAAATCGTCGATCTGAGCCTGCCGGTCGAAGGCGTGTTCCACAACTTCTGCTTCGTCTCCATCGACAAGCGCTACCCCGGCCAGACCCGCAAGATCATGTACGCCATCTGGGGCCTGGGCCAGATGATGTTCACCAAGTTCATCGTGGTGGTGGACGCCGAGGTCAACGTGCAAAACACGGCCGAAGTCTGGTGGCGCGTGGGCAACAACGTCGATCCGCGGCGCGACGTGGTCATCGTGGACGGCCCGCTCGACGCCCTGGACCACAGCGCGCCCATGGCCTGCTTCGGCGGCAAGATGGGCATCGACGCCACGAAAAAAGGCCCCGAGGAAGGTCATACCCGGGGCTGGCCCGACGCCCTGGTCATGGACCCGGCCACCAAGGCCCGCATCGACGCAGTCTGGGGCGAATTGGGGTTGTAG
- a CDS encoding J domain-containing protein: MGGQDSMRLDQARALLGVSARDDIEAVKSAYRKLAFKLHPDLHPDDPAAKRKFQRLNEAYLLLRHYLADRDDTAGYRPPGEDKTAGPKASPGPGADARTSRPGSPPPPPPPPPGAEAGARQQQRKAKQAYTKASKDNDDAGFYFRREEVLQDLLKDPFARQVFEDIYRQVKSGPQRTARKVAAKGAREMSFSWGDKAVSFDMSKGFLENLKGYFKKQLDDEQTVHLPSASLLPGTRIRVGIRHGLGNTKPTMVEVTLPPDFVVGRPIRLKGMGRRIGPMRGDLYLRLLAK; encoded by the coding sequence ATGGGCGGACAGGATTCCATGCGCCTGGATCAGGCGCGCGCCCTGCTTGGGGTTTCCGCCCGCGACGACATCGAGGCCGTCAAATCGGCCTATCGCAAGCTTGCCTTCAAGCTTCACCCGGACCTGCATCCCGACGATCCGGCGGCCAAGCGCAAGTTCCAACGCTTAAACGAAGCCTACCTGCTCCTGCGCCACTATCTGGCCGACCGCGACGACACGGCCGGCTACAGGCCGCCGGGGGAGGACAAAACCGCCGGTCCCAAGGCTTCGCCGGGTCCGGGCGCGGATGCGAGGACTTCCCGCCCGGGCAGCCCGCCGCCGCCTCCCCCACCGCCTCCTGGAGCCGAGGCCGGGGCGCGCCAGCAGCAGCGCAAAGCCAAGCAGGCCTACACCAAGGCCTCCAAGGACAACGACGACGCCGGGTTCTATTTCCGCCGCGAGGAAGTGCTTCAGGACCTGCTCAAGGACCCCTTTGCCCGGCAGGTCTTCGAGGACATCTACCGGCAAGTGAAAAGCGGCCCCCAGCGCACCGCCAGAAAGGTGGCGGCCAAGGGCGCTCGGGAAATGTCGTTCAGCTGGGGCGACAAGGCTGTATCCTTTGACATGTCCAAGGGCTTTTTGGAAAATCTCAAGGGATACTTTAAAAAACAGCTTGACGACGAACAGACCGTGCATCTGCCAAGCGCCAGTCTGCTCCCCGGAACCCGCATACGAGTCGGCATCCGACATGGCCTGGGCAATACCAAGCCGACCATGGTGGAAGTCACCCTGCCGCCGGATTTCGTGGTGGGCCGGCCCATCCGCCTCAAGGGCATGGGCCGGCGCATCGGCCCCATGCGCGGCGATCTGTACCTGCGTCTGTTGGCCAAATAA
- a CDS encoding YkgJ family cysteine cluster protein, with the protein MPTVTAFVCQRCGHCCQGVGGIVMSAADIERLAGHVKLDRETFLSRYAEFVGGRQRLITGDDNYCIFYADGCSVHPARPDVCRAWPYFRGNIIDADSHAMAAEDCPGINMQAPHAEFARQGRDYLTSRGLCRPRGADVPEALVETCPDNP; encoded by the coding sequence ATGCCGACCGTCACCGCCTTTGTCTGTCAACGTTGCGGCCACTGCTGTCAGGGCGTGGGCGGCATCGTCATGTCCGCCGCCGACATCGAGCGGCTGGCCGGCCACGTAAAGCTTGACCGCGAGACGTTTCTTTCGCGCTATGCCGAGTTCGTCGGCGGCCGGCAACGGCTGATCACCGGCGACGACAACTATTGCATTTTTTATGCAGATGGTTGCTCGGTGCATCCGGCCCGTCCCGACGTATGCCGGGCTTGGCCGTACTTTCGCGGCAACATCATCGACGCCGACAGCCACGCCATGGCCGCCGAGGACTGCCCGGGCATCAACATGCAGGCCCCCCACGCCGAATTCGCCAGGCAAGGCCGCGACTATCTGACCAGCCGGGGACTTTGCCGGCCCCGGGGCGCCGACGTGCCCGAGGCCCTGGTCGAGACCTGTCCGGACAACCCTTAA
- a CDS encoding CoA-binding protein: MLYADSTLKEMLAPGKTIALIGAKDRPGTDVDMVGRFLLTAGFRVIPVHPARAEVWGIPARKTLALIDEPIDLVNLFRAPMACPGHAAEVLALAHRPAGFWMQTGIASPEARAMLAPTGVVVVEDRCTMVEYRRLWG, from the coding sequence ATGCTCTACGCCGATTCGACGCTCAAGGAAATGCTTGCCCCGGGCAAGACCATCGCGCTCATTGGGGCCAAGGACCGTCCCGGTACGGACGTGGACATGGTCGGACGTTTCCTTTTAACCGCCGGCTTCCGGGTCATTCCGGTGCATCCGGCCCGGGCCGAGGTCTGGGGCATCCCGGCCCGCAAGACCCTGGCCTTGATCGACGAACCCATCGATTTAGTGAACCTTTTCCGCGCCCCGATGGCCTGCCCCGGCCATGCCGCCGAGGTGTTGGCCTTGGCGCACAGGCCGGCCGGTTTCTGGATGCAGACGGGTATCGCCAGCCCCGAGGCCCGGGCCATGCTCGCGCCGACGGGCGTCGTTGTCGTGGAAGATCGTTGCACCATGGTTGAATACCGCCGCCTTTGGGGATAG
- the mqnC gene encoding cyclic dehypoxanthinyl futalosine synthase, with translation MPDRAIARLSLDQARALWENEDVFSLGKLAHAARLALHPEPVVTYIVDRNINYTNICACGCRFCAFFKAPGQPGGYVLSPEELAAKVAETVELGGWQILLQGGMHPELRLGFYTDMLSALRRQFPSVAVHGFSPPEIVFLAEMEGLSIAEVLAELKAAGLASLPGGGAEILSDPVRSHVSPKKCPADAWIGVMAEAHKQGLRSTATMVIGLGETIEHRLEHLLRIRDLQDRTGGFTAFIPWSFQPGNTALDVPETSSWEYLRTLALSRLFLDNVPNIQASWVTQGPMIGQTALYFGANDFGSTMIEENVVAAAGVHFRMEEEELRRLVVKAGFEPVRRNMDYSRREG, from the coding sequence ATGCCGGATCGCGCCATAGCCCGCTTAAGCTTGGACCAGGCCCGCGCCCTTTGGGAAAACGAGGACGTCTTTTCCCTGGGCAAATTGGCCCACGCCGCCCGACTCGCCCTGCATCCCGAGCCGGTGGTCACCTACATCGTGGACCGCAACATCAATTATACCAATATTTGCGCCTGCGGCTGCCGGTTCTGCGCCTTTTTCAAGGCCCCGGGGCAGCCGGGAGGCTACGTGCTTTCGCCCGAGGAACTGGCCGCCAAGGTGGCCGAGACCGTGGAGCTCGGCGGCTGGCAGATCCTGCTTCAGGGCGGGATGCATCCCGAACTGCGGCTGGGCTTTTACACCGACATGCTGTCCGCGTTGCGCCGCCAGTTCCCCAGCGTGGCCGTGCACGGCTTCTCGCCGCCGGAAATTGTTTTCCTGGCCGAAATGGAAGGGCTGTCCATAGCCGAGGTCCTGGCCGAACTCAAGGCCGCGGGACTGGCTTCCCTGCCTGGCGGCGGGGCGGAAATCCTCTCCGATCCCGTCCGCAGCCACGTTTCGCCCAAAAAATGCCCGGCCGACGCCTGGATCGGCGTCATGGCCGAAGCCCACAAGCAAGGCCTTCGCTCCACCGCCACCATGGTCATCGGCCTTGGCGAGACCATCGAACACCGGCTGGAACACCTGCTGCGCATCCGCGATCTGCAAGACAGGACTGGCGGCTTCACGGCCTTCATCCCCTGGTCCTTCCAGCCCGGCAACACGGCGTTAGACGTGCCGGAAACCTCGTCCTGGGAATACCTGCGAACGCTGGCCCTGTCGCGGCTGTTCCTGGACAACGTGCCCAACATCCAGGCCTCCTGGGTGACCCAAGGTCCCATGATCGGCCAGACCGCGCTCTATTTCGGAGCCAACGATTTCGGTTCCACCATGATCGAGGAAAACGTGGTGGCCGCCGCCGGCGTCCACTTCCGCATGGAAGAAGAAGAACTGCGCCGGCTGGTGGTCAAGGCCGGCTTCGAGCCCGTGCGCCGCAACATGGATTACTCGCGCCGCGAAGGGTGA
- a CDS encoding DMT family transporter → MSWAAFFALVGASILWGSSFIAMKIAMREFSPLLAVFCRMAVASAVFALIWRRMGGFAAGRADWKGIVFMAFCEPCLYFIFESQALTMTQASQAGMITAMLPVMTAVAASFVLKEKIEVRAMTGLCLAVAGVAVMSLAGEAGPQAPRPILGNFLEFLAMCCAVGYIITCKKLAARHKPLYLTAAQSFVGMAFFSPALVFAPMPTKLTFGPVAAVFFLGLAVTFVAYGLYNYGVCNAPAAKAAAFINLIPVITCLLSWLILDETLNAGQLLGGATVLGGVGLSARPARKGRKTHG, encoded by the coding sequence ATGTCCTGGGCGGCCTTTTTCGCCCTGGTCGGCGCCTCTATTTTGTGGGGCAGCTCCTTTATCGCCATGAAGATCGCCATGCGGGAATTTTCGCCACTGCTGGCGGTCTTTTGCCGCATGGCCGTGGCCTCGGCCGTGTTCGCGCTCATATGGCGGCGCATGGGCGGCTTCGCCGCCGGCCGGGCGGATTGGAAGGGCATCGTCTTCATGGCCTTTTGCGAGCCGTGCCTCTATTTCATCTTCGAGTCCCAGGCCCTGACCATGACCCAGGCTTCCCAGGCCGGCATGATCACCGCCATGTTGCCGGTGATGACGGCCGTGGCCGCCTCTTTCGTTCTTAAAGAAAAAATTGAAGTCCGGGCCATGACCGGGCTTTGCCTGGCCGTGGCCGGGGTGGCCGTCATGAGTCTGGCCGGCGAGGCCGGACCGCAGGCCCCGCGTCCCATCCTCGGCAATTTCCTGGAATTTTTGGCCATGTGCTGTGCCGTGGGCTACATCATCACCTGCAAGAAACTGGCGGCGCGCCACAAGCCGCTCTATCTCACGGCGGCCCAGAGTTTTGTCGGCATGGCCTTTTTTTCGCCGGCCCTGGTGTTCGCGCCCATGCCGACCAAGCTGACCTTTGGGCCGGTGGCGGCCGTTTTTTTCCTGGGACTGGCCGTCACCTTCGTGGCCTACGGCCTGTACAACTACGGCGTGTGCAACGCCCCGGCGGCCAAGGCGGCGGCATTCATCAACCTCATCCCCGTCATCACCTGCCTGCTCTCCTGGCTCATTTTGGATGAGACCTTAAACGCCGGCCAACTCCTCGGCGGCGCGACCGTGCTCGGCGGCGTGGGCTTAAGCGCCCGTCCGGCGCGGAAGGGAAGGAAGACGCACGGGTAG
- a CDS encoding M24 family metallopeptidase: MTFEALERLPESEMLTRQAAVRQLLAETAPQAGGLLVFSRLAIYYLTGSWANGLLWLPLEGAPVLLCRKGRQRAELESPLAAIVNFRSFGDIAPLCEQAGSPLSAVCAAEQAGLPWNLANLLTARLPGTSFVSGDAALAMAQAYKSEWELAKMRLCGARHNEGLYARLPGRIKPGMTEREITGACFDVFYELGHQGQLRMGSYGEEIFLGHIAVGDSANYPSVFNGPVGLRGAHPALPFFGYAGTVWKKGQVLTIDNGFSLEGYSTDKTQIYFAGKASAIPDLARRGHDLCVAVQQAVAERLVPGAIPSELYALSLEMADKAGLSEGFMGLGDNQVRFLGHGIGLTIDGWPVLAKGFDQPLRAGMTLALEPKFGIPDLGMVGVENTFEVTEQGGRCLTGKRYDILCID, translated from the coding sequence ATGACGTTTGAAGCGCTGGAACGCCTGCCCGAATCGGAAATGCTCACCCGCCAGGCGGCTGTCCGCCAACTTCTGGCCGAAACCGCCCCCCAAGCCGGCGGGTTGCTCGTTTTTTCACGCCTGGCCATCTATTATCTCACCGGTTCTTGGGCCAACGGCTTGCTCTGGCTGCCGCTTGAGGGCGCGCCCGTGCTGCTTTGCCGCAAGGGCCGGCAGCGGGCCGAGCTGGAGTCGCCGCTGGCCGCCATCGTGAACTTTCGCTCCTTTGGCGACATCGCCCCCCTGTGCGAACAGGCCGGCAGTCCGCTTTCCGCTGTCTGCGCCGCCGAGCAGGCCGGACTGCCCTGGAATCTGGCCAATCTCCTGACCGCGCGCCTACCTGGCACCTCGTTCGTTTCTGGCGACGCCGCCCTGGCCATGGCCCAGGCCTACAAGTCGGAATGGGAACTGGCCAAGATGCGCCTGTGCGGAGCGCGCCACAACGAGGGGCTGTACGCGCGCCTGCCCGGGCGCATCAAACCCGGCATGACCGAGCGCGAGATCACCGGCGCGTGTTTCGACGTTTTTTACGAGCTGGGCCATCAGGGCCAGTTGCGCATGGGCAGCTACGGCGAGGAAATCTTCCTGGGGCACATCGCGGTGGGGGACTCGGCCAACTACCCCAGCGTCTTCAACGGGCCGGTGGGGCTTCGTGGGGCGCATCCGGCCCTGCCCTTTTTCGGCTACGCCGGCACGGTCTGGAAAAAGGGGCAGGTGCTGACCATCGACAACGGCTTTTCCCTGGAAGGCTACAGCACGGACAAGACGCAGATCTATTTTGCCGGCAAGGCGTCGGCCATCCCGGACCTGGCCCGGCGCGGGCATGACCTGTGCGTGGCCGTGCAGCAGGCCGTGGCCGAGCGTCTCGTGCCCGGGGCGATCCCGTCGGAGCTTTACGCCTTGTCCCTGGAGATGGCCGACAAGGCCGGATTGTCGGAAGGCTTCATGGGCCTTGGCGATAATCAGGTGCGGTTTCTGGGGCACGGCATCGGGCTGACCATCGACGGCTGGCCGGTGTTGGCCAAGGGTTTCGATCAACCGCTTCGGGCCGGCATGACCCTGGCCCTGGAACCCAAGTTCGGCATCCCGGACCTGGGCATGGTCGGCGTGGAGAACACTTTCGAGGTGACGGAGCAGGGCGGCCGATGCCTCACCGGCAAGCGCTACGACATTCTCTGCATCGACTAA
- a CDS encoding FmdE family protein: MQDFTDIPTLTARAVDYHGHMCPGLAIGIQAARLGQAVCGRDGDEDIVAVVETDMCAVDAIQALLGCTFGKGNLVHRDYGKTAFTFHRRSDGAGVRLLLRPDALAAVDPEFAAVRQAANAGDAAAREQLPALSRQCAARILAGDPESLFVRSEPQTPPPRRAAILSSLVCQACGESVMESRTRRFAGQTLCIPCFGKVEQKI; the protein is encoded by the coding sequence ATGCAAGATTTCACCGATATACCAACATTGACCGCCCGGGCGGTGGATTACCATGGCCACATGTGCCCAGGGCTGGCCATCGGCATCCAGGCCGCGCGCCTGGGCCAGGCCGTGTGCGGCCGGGACGGCGACGAGGACATCGTGGCCGTGGTCGAAACCGACATGTGCGCCGTGGACGCCATCCAAGCCCTGCTCGGCTGCACCTTCGGCAAAGGCAACCTCGTCCACCGCGACTACGGCAAGACGGCCTTCACCTTCCATCGCCGCTCCGACGGGGCCGGAGTGCGCCTGCTCCTGCGCCCGGACGCCCTGGCCGCCGTTGATCCCGAATTCGCCGCCGTGCGCCAAGCCGCAAACGCCGGCGACGCGGCCGCCCGGGAACAACTGCCCGCCCTGTCCCGGCAATGCGCCGCGCGCATCCTGGCCGGCGACCCCGAAAGCCTTTTCGTCCGAAGCGAGCCCCAAACGCCCCCGCCGCGCCGGGCGGCCATCCTCTCCAGCCTCGTCTGCCAGGCCTGCGGCGAATCCGTCATGGAATCGCGCACCCGCCGCTTCGCCGGCCAGACGCTGTGCATCCCGTGCTTTGGGAAGGTGGAGCAAAAGATATGA
- a CDS encoding iron ABC transporter substrate-binding protein has protein sequence MPRPLFALACLLALLATALPALAGETRTVTDAAGRSVTVPAAPKRLVCLGPGCLRLIAYLQATDRVVGIERFETARRTGRPYNLAHPELLALPVIGPGGPQSIDKEPDLEALLAVAPEVIFASAMEPGTAQRLSDKLGIPVVVVSYGAFGRYDPKVFDTLTMMGTILGREARAKEVAEFMQSAEADVRARAAKGLATPGYVRPSVYVGGTGMRGSHGLTSTDNPYPPLDWLGADNVAAKLVKDGHGFLDKEQLLSLRPEILFLDASGLYAMADELSGQPDFAQSLPAVAAGRVYVLYPFTSYLTNLETIVADAYAAGKILYPEVFADIDPAAKADAIYAFMVGRPVYADMAKDFGPLGRTFPITGNTP, from the coding sequence ATGCCTCGCCCGCTATTCGCCCTGGCCTGTTTGCTGGCCCTGCTCGCTACCGCCCTCCCGGCCTTGGCCGGCGAAACCCGCACGGTCACCGACGCCGCCGGCCGCTCGGTCACGGTCCCGGCCGCGCCAAAGCGCCTCGTCTGCCTGGGGCCAGGCTGCCTGCGCCTTATCGCCTACCTTCAGGCCACCGACCGCGTGGTCGGCATAGAGCGTTTCGAGACCGCCCGCCGCACGGGCCGTCCCTACAACCTGGCCCACCCCGAGCTTTTAGCCCTGCCGGTCATCGGCCCGGGCGGCCCGCAAAGCATCGACAAGGAACCCGACCTGGAAGCGCTCCTGGCCGTGGCCCCGGAGGTCATCTTCGCCTCGGCCATGGAACCCGGCACGGCCCAGCGACTTTCGGACAAGCTCGGCATCCCGGTGGTAGTCGTCAGCTACGGCGCGTTCGGGCGCTACGATCCCAAGGTGTTCGACACCCTGACCATGATGGGGACGATTCTTGGCCGTGAGGCCCGGGCCAAGGAAGTGGCCGAATTCATGCAATCCGCCGAGGCCGACGTGCGCGCCCGGGCGGCCAAGGGGCTGGCCACGCCGGGCTACGTCCGGCCGAGCGTCTATGTCGGCGGCACGGGCATGCGCGGTTCCCATGGCCTGACCAGCACCGACAATCCTTATCCGCCGCTGGACTGGCTCGGGGCGGACAACGTCGCCGCCAAACTGGTCAAGGACGGACACGGCTTTCTCGACAAGGAGCAACTGCTCTCGCTTCGTCCCGAGATCCTGTTTCTCGACGCCTCGGGCCTGTACGCCATGGCCGACGAACTGTCGGGCCAGCCCGACTTCGCTCAAAGCCTGCCGGCCGTGGCCGCTGGCCGAGTCTACGTACTTTATCCTTTCACGAGCTATCTGACCAACCTCGAGACCATCGTGGCCGACGCCTACGCCGCCGGCAAGATCCTCTATCCCGAGGTCTTCGCCGACATTGATCCGGCCGCCAAGGCCGACGCCATCTACGCCTTCATGGTCGGCCGCCCGGTCTACGCCGACATGGCCAAGGATTTCGGCCCCCTGGGCCGGACGTTTCCGATCACGGGCAACACGCCGTAA